A region of Streptomyces sp. NBC_01750 DNA encodes the following proteins:
- a CDS encoding aminopeptidase P family protein yields MAEELIPETPEEEEQPIKQRKNGLYPGVSDELAENMTTGWADTELRDLEPIAQASHTAARRAALSARFPGERLVIPAGNLKTRSNDTEYAFRASTEYAYLTGDQSEDGVLVLEPKAGGHRATIYLLPRSNRENGEFWLSGQGELWVGRRHSLGEAEQLLGIPAKDVRELPEQLRQATGPVRAVRGHDAGIEEALTDKVTAERDEELRVCLSEARAVKDEFEIGELQKACDSTARGFEDVVKVLDRAEATSERYIEGTFFLRARVEGNDIGYGSICAAGPHATTLHWVRNDGPVRSGELLLLDAGVETHTLYTADITRTLPINGRFDELQRKIYDAVYESQEAGIAAVKPGAKYRDFHDASQRVLAEKLVEWGLVEGPVERVLELGLQRRWTLHGTGHMLGMDVHDCAAARTEAYVDGTLEPGMCLTVEPGLYFQADDLTVPEEYRGIGVRIEDDILVTEDGNRNLSAALPRQADEVEAWMASLKG; encoded by the coding sequence GTGGCCGAGGAGCTCATCCCGGAGACCCCGGAAGAAGAAGAGCAGCCGATCAAGCAGCGCAAGAACGGCCTGTACCCGGGCGTGTCCGACGAGCTCGCCGAGAACATGACGACCGGCTGGGCCGACACCGAGCTGCGCGATCTGGAACCCATCGCGCAGGCCTCGCACACCGCCGCCCGCCGTGCCGCGCTATCGGCGCGCTTCCCCGGCGAGCGCCTGGTGATCCCCGCGGGCAATCTGAAGACCCGCTCCAATGACACCGAGTACGCCTTCCGCGCCTCCACGGAGTACGCCTACCTCACCGGCGACCAGTCCGAGGACGGCGTCCTGGTGCTCGAGCCCAAGGCCGGCGGGCACCGGGCGACCATTTATCTACTGCCCCGCTCCAATCGCGAGAACGGCGAGTTCTGGCTCTCCGGCCAGGGTGAGCTGTGGGTCGGCCGCCGCCACTCCCTCGGCGAGGCCGAGCAGCTGCTGGGCATCCCCGCCAAGGATGTGCGCGAGCTCCCCGAGCAGTTGCGCCAGGCCACCGGCCCGGTCCGCGCCGTACGCGGGCACGACGCCGGCATCGAGGAGGCGCTGACCGACAAGGTCACCGCGGAGCGCGACGAGGAGCTGCGCGTCTGTCTCTCCGAGGCGCGTGCCGTGAAGGACGAGTTCGAGATCGGCGAGCTGCAGAAGGCGTGCGACTCCACCGCTCGCGGATTCGAGGACGTCGTCAAGGTCCTGGACAGGGCCGAGGCGACCAGCGAGCGCTATATAGAGGGCACCTTCTTCCTGCGCGCCCGCGTCGAGGGCAACGACATCGGCTACGGCTCGATCTGCGCGGCGGGCCCGCACGCCACCACCCTGCACTGGGTGCGCAACGACGGCCCGGTCCGCTCCGGCGAGCTGCTGCTGCTGGACGCCGGCGTGGAGACCCACACCCTCTACACCGCCGACATCACGCGCACCCTGCCGATCAACGGCCGCTTCGACGAACTGCAGCGCAAGATCTACGACGCGGTGTACGAGTCGCAGGAGGCCGGCATCGCGGCGGTGAAGCCGGGCGCCAAGTACCGCGACTTCCACGACGCCTCCCAGCGTGTGCTCGCCGAGAAGCTCGTCGAGTGGGGTCTGGTCGAGGGCCCGGTGGAGCGTGTGCTCGAGCTGGGTCTGCAGCGCCGCTGGACGCTGCACGGCACCGGCCACATGCTCGGCATGGACGTCCACGACTGCGCCGCCGCGCGCACCGAGGCGTACGTCGACGGGACACTGGAGCCCGGCATGTGCCTCACGGTGGAGCCCGGTCTCTACTTCCAGGCGGACGATCTGACGGTGCCGGAGGAGTACCGCGGCATCGGCGTCCGGATCGAGGACGACATCCTGGTCACCGAGGACGGCAACCGGAACCTGTCGGCGGCGCTCCCGCGGCAGGCCGACGAAGTCGAGGCCTGGATGGCCTCACTCAAGGGCTGA
- a CDS encoding YcnI family copper-binding membrane protein translates to MNVSRIALATGVAASSVLLLSGTAFAHVSVQPQGEAAKGGYATVNFKVPNERDNASTVKLEVNLPIEHPLSSVMPQPVPGWKVEVTKSKLAKPLQVHGKQITEAVSKVTWTADGSKIAPGQFQQFPLSLGKLPEDADQLVFKALQTYDNKEVVRWIEETKEGAAEPESPAPVLKLSAATGDEHGGGAKDASAKDGKNAGHDEDAKSEEASDSSSDTTARILGIVGILVGVAGVAFGVLAGRRRTS, encoded by the coding sequence ATGAACGTTTCCCGTATCGCGCTCGCGACCGGCGTCGCCGCCTCCTCCGTCCTGCTGCTCTCCGGCACGGCCTTCGCCCACGTCAGCGTGCAGCCGCAGGGCGAGGCCGCCAAGGGCGGCTACGCGACGGTCAACTTCAAGGTCCCCAACGAGCGCGACAACGCCTCGACCGTCAAGCTCGAGGTCAACCTCCCCATCGAGCACCCGCTGTCGTCCGTGATGCCGCAGCCCGTGCCCGGCTGGAAGGTCGAGGTCACCAAGTCCAAGCTGGCCAAGCCGCTCCAGGTGCACGGCAAGCAGATCACCGAGGCTGTCTCCAAGGTCACCTGGACCGCGGACGGCTCCAAGATCGCACCCGGCCAGTTCCAGCAGTTCCCGCTCTCTCTCGGCAAGCTTCCCGAGGACGCCGACCAGTTGGTGTTCAAGGCCCTCCAGACGTACGACAACAAGGAGGTCGTGCGGTGGATCGAGGAGACGAAGGAGGGTGCCGCGGAGCCCGAGTCGCCCGCGCCCGTCCTGAAGCTGTCGGCCGCCACCGGGGACGAGCACGGCGGCGGGGCGAAGGACGCGTCCGCGAAGGACGGCAAGAACGCCGGTCATGACGAGGACGCGAAGTCCGAGGAGGCGTCGGACAGCAGCAGCGACACCACTGCCCGCATCCTGGGCATCGTCGGCATCCTCGTCGGTGTCGCGGGTGTTGCGTTCGGCGTCCTGGCCGGACGCCGCCGCACTTCCTGA
- a CDS encoding ATP-binding protein has protein sequence MSIWWSLHLRREAASVPLARRLLLGTMETAGVDPDISYDLSVALSEACANAVEHGGGQGAGEASAAYRVTAYLDGETCRIEVADSGPGFPTRRGGQCTYAVSPASPTAESGRGLCLIEQLADHVHFRNRPGRGAVVSFDKILKWREDALLKVS, from the coding sequence ATGAGCATCTGGTGGTCTCTCCACTTGAGGCGTGAAGCTGCGAGCGTTCCGCTCGCCCGTCGCCTGCTGCTCGGCACGATGGAGACCGCGGGGGTTGATCCTGACATTTCGTACGATCTATCAGTTGCGCTGAGCGAAGCCTGTGCGAATGCCGTCGAGCACGGCGGTGGGCAGGGGGCCGGCGAGGCCTCGGCTGCGTACCGGGTGACCGCCTATCTGGACGGCGAGACGTGCCGTATCGAAGTGGCCGATTCGGGTCCGGGCTTTCCGACGCGGCGCGGAGGGCAGTGCACATACGCCGTGTCGCCGGCCTCGCCGACCGCCGAGAGCGGCCGCGGGCTCTGTCTGATCGAGCAGCTCGCCGACCATGTCCACTTCCGCAACCGCCCGGGCCGGGGCGCGGTGGTCAGCTTCGACAAGATCCTCAAATGGCGGGAGGACGCGCTGCTCAAGGTGTCCTGA